The DNA sequence GCAGACACCTTAAAAGAAGACGTGTACCCGTGAGGTTATTTCACAGGTACACGTCTTTTTGCGTTATAGAATATTCTATATATTTTCGTTCTTCAAAGTATCCATAATATTTTCTTTTTTAATCTTTCTCGTGGAATACAGCATAGTAGCAAATACTACAACAAACACGCTTCCCACAGCAATTACAATACTGTACCATGGAATGAAGAAACTCATATCCAAACCATTGGATACAGAATGGTAGATACACCAGGTAACCAAGATGGATACGGGAAGTCCATAGAGAAGTCCCTTGAATCCATAGAGGAGGCACTCAAAGTTCAACATTTTCTGAAAATCGTCAGGAGTCATGCCAATGGATTTTAACATAGCAAATTCTCGTTTCCTAAGGTTCATATTGGTGGAAATGGTATTAAATACATTTGCAGCCGCAATTAAGGAAATCAAGGTAATAAATCCATAAGAAAAAATATTAACTACCGTGATGATGGCGCGTTCCTGTTCCTGGTCGGCGGCATAGTCTGTCAGTGCGTCCGTAGGCAGACCATGGTTAGAAAGAATTTTTGATATATTAGCCATTGCCTGCATGTGATCTTCACAGCAAAATGTGAGAGAAGTCCATAGATGAGCGCTTAAAGGGCGTTCTTCCGGAAGTCCACGGTAGACAACACCGTCTTCTAAGTCGGAAAATACATAATCGACCATACTGTAAGGGTAGACTAAATTAATGTAGTCATAGCTAAAGTCAGTCATTTCCGGTAAATCTGCCACAGCAGTACCAACATGCAACGGAAGCATCAAACTGCATTCTTCCGGGGGAAGATCTAGCCACCCATCCTCGGAGTCTTCTGTGTTATATCTATAGGAAGCCACGATTTCTCCGTTTTCGTTCATACTATATCCATAATCTTCATATCCATCTTTTTCACGCTGGAGATAGACAATGATGTCAGAGTTCTCCACAGTGGAAAAAATAGGAAAAGTATAGTATCTTGAGTCCTGCGAATTATAAGAGTGTATAGTGTTTAATGCAATGGCAGTAGGTTGGTCCGAATTGAAATAGTCATCTTCAGAAAGATTATGGGAATTCAAATAGTCCCGAAAAGCATCATCCTCTATAAAGTGAAGTTCGATTTTGAAAAGGGTGCGCTCTCTTTCTGAATAGGAAATATCACTTGTAATGCAATTTAGCTGGGCATAGTCCTTATAGTCCTGCGTTAAGGAAGACGAGTTTACAGTGCCGTCAAACCCAATATTGCACTTGTAGGAAGCGGAGGTAATACCGGATACATCAGAAAGTTCTTCCATCAAGGTGTTTAGCTTACTGCACTCATCTTTCGAAAGAGAATAGGAAATATCATATCCATAATCGTTAAAAACGCTGTCCGTAGATTTTGCCAGGTAGGCACAAAAGCTGCTGGCGGAAATAAAAAGTACAATGCTTAAGAAAAGAGAAATTACAGTAGCGCGGTACTTTTTCCGGTTACGTTTATAGTTTTTGGTTGCCAGTACTCCTTCAAATCCAAAGAGTTTCTGAGTGAGCTTTGAAGTCTTAACTTTTCCGGGAAGAATTGCAATATCCTTATTCTGACGGATGGCCTGGATGGCAGAACATTTCGTGGCACGTCTAGCCGGAAGCCAGGCAGAAATCAAAATAGTGACCAATGAGACTAAAACCGCAATCAAAAGTGCCGGAACGGAAGCGTGTAGAGAAAGTGTTACTCCACTGTCGGCGTAGAGATATTTTGCAATAATATCTCCGGTAAAATGAAAGGTAATTCCGATTCCAATAATACCGCAAAGAATACCTAGCGGGATGCCAATCATACTTAAACAAAACGCTTCATACAGAATGCTGGAGGTAAGCTGTTGCTTGGTGGCTCCGATGGAAGAAAGCAGGCCAAACTGTTTGGTGCGTTCACTGACGGAAATAGAAAAAGCGTTGTAAATCAGTGAAATAGAGCCAAAGGCAATAATACAGATTAAAATGGTTCCAAGACTGTATACCACAGCGTTATAGGTGCGCTCTCCGGAACTTGTATAAAGTCGCAACAAACTATTATTTAGGGTTCCACTGGTTTCATCAAAATGTGTAATAGTAGTATCCAAATAGGAAAAAGCATCTGTTATCTCATTGGTACAGAAATAAATATCGTAAAAGCCATTGGCGGTGGTATCGGAAATTGTCAGAGCGGTATAGCCGGGAGCAGAATACTTTTCAAAGGTAGGGCGTTCATAGAAGCCAACTACCGTATAGGTATAAGGAGTGGTATCTGTAATTTCCTCTGTTCCTGTACCGTCTTCGTCTGTGTAATATTCCATGTGGTTATCTAATTCATGTCCGGTGGAATCCATTCTTTTTCCAAGTGCAAGGGAAATGGTAACATTTAAGTCATATACAATACCGCCATTGGTATTCAGGTGTTCCGGAAGAAGGATTTCACTGTTGTTTTTTGGCAGGCGTCCGGAAGTCAGATGAATCGGCATCAAATCAGTAAAGTTTTCTGTGACACTATAAACACACAGATATGGTTTATAGGAATTCTGGGAATTTTCCAGTTCCGCAAATCCAATACGTTTCATAAGAACAGCATCAGATACCTGATTGTCTTCGGTGATTTCTTTTGTTTCATCTTCCGTTAGATTGTACAGTGCGCCATGCCAGCTACCATCCGTATAAATGGCATGAGAAATCAAATACTGTCGTAAAGAGGAAATACTGACAGTAACGGCTGTAAACATTGCTGCAGATAAAAGAATTCCGATAATAGTAACTAATGTACGGGTACGGTTTTCTTTTAGATTTTTTCGTGTAACTTTTTGGAAAATATTCATGAGCGAATCACCTCATCTCTGGTGATTTTTCCGTCTTCAATGGCAATAATACGATTTGCCTGAAGAGCGATATTTTCGTCATGAGTAATCATAATCAGGGTTTGTTTGTATTTCTCGTTAGAATATTTCAGAAGTTCCACGATTTCCTGACTATTTTTGGAATCCAGATTTCCTGTAGGTTCATCGGCAAGAACCACAGAAGGAGCATTCATTAAGGCTCTACCAATGGAGACACGTTGTTGTTGTCCACCGGAAAGCTGGTTTGGAAGGTGATTTTCACGGCCTTCCAGAGAAAGGATGTGTAAAAGTTCCTTGAGGCGTTCCTCGTTTACTTTTCTTCCATCCATGAGAACCGGAAGGGTCATGTTCTCTGTCACATTTAAAACCGGAATCAAATTGTAGAACTGGTAAATCAGACCCACCTGGCGACGGCGAAAAATAGCAAGCTGTTTTTCGTTTTGGGCATAGACATCGGTGCCTTCCAGAAATACCTTGCCTGAGGTAGGAGTGTCTACGCCGCCTAACATATGCAGCAGAGTAGATTTTCCTGAACCCGAGGGACCAATAATTGCAACAAATTCTCCCTTTTCTACAGAAAAAGAAACGTGATTCAATGCGGTAACCTGATTTTCACCGGTACCATAGACTTTAGTAAGGTCTTCGACTCTTAAAATTTCCATAAAAATTCTCCTCTTTCTTTTTGATAGAAACAGTATATCGAGCTGGAGTGACATACCGGTGACTGTAAAGTGACATTTTTGTCACTTAGTGTTACGGTAACGCTATTTATAAAACTTCAAAATGAATCGTGCCCCGCCATCCATGCGGTTTTCTGCCTTAAGTGTACCGTTTTGTTGAGAAATAATCATGCGGGCAAGCGCAAGGCCAATGCCTACGCTTTGGTCGCTGGAATTTTCCCCTTTGTAAAAACGTTCAAATAAATGGGGAAGATCCTGTTGGGAAAAGCCGGGACCGTTGTCCTCAATGATAATTTCTGTGAAAATGGTATTTTCCTTACAGGAAGCGGTTATGGTTCCGCCTGACGGAGTATGTTCCATGCAGTTTTTTAAAATATTTAATACAGCTTCTACAGACCAGGCCAGGTCGCCGGTAAACTGTTCCTGTCCGGTTTCATAATGAACAGAGAAGGTTTGCTCCCGAAGCTCGAAAGGAATGAGAAGTGGTTCGCTGGCTTCCTTTAAAAGCTGCGTTACCGGAACGGATACATGTGTTAGATAGGCAGTGCCCGCATCCATTTTAGACATCTTAAGTAATGATTCTACCAGCCAGTCCATATGTGAAAGAAGCTGGGTCAGTTCGTACAGCAGTTCACGCTGACGTTCTGAAGAAAGGTTTGGTTCCTTTAGCAAGGACAGAATTAAATGAATAGAAGTAAGTGGGGAACGGAGCTGATGAGAGATATCTGCCATGGCGTCTGAAAGATATTTTTTATCCCGGTTCAGCGCATCCGCCTGCTCGGTTAGGCGTAATGTCATTTTGGAAAGTTCGCTTTGCAGGATAGAAAGCTCACCCTCTTGATAATTTTCAAAATGAATGGGAGTCTGGTGATGTAGCATGTCATCTAATTCCAGACTGAGTTGCGACAGCTTGCGGTAACGCCTATTTGTAACAAAAAGATGAAACAATATGAAAAAAGCACCACATCCGAGAACCAGAAAAAAGCTGTTTTTTTCAAAGAAAAAGCCCAGAGCAGAAAATATTGCAAGGGCAGGAATGTCAATCAATAGTGTTTGTTTGATTTCAGGATTGCGAAAAAAGTTCATAATAATTATGCCCCCATTTTATAGCCCATTCCGCGAATGGTTTTAATGTAAATTGGATTTTGCGGGTCATCCTCGATTTTTTCACGGAGACGTTTGATATACACCGTCAAAGTGTTGTCGTTTACAAATTCCCCTGCGATGTCCCAGAGTTCATCTAACAGGCGACTGCGAGAGAGCATAATACCTTGATTATTTAAAAATAACAGTAATAGGCGGTATTCCAGAGCGGATAGAATGATTTCAGAACCGTTTTTGGAAATGGTTCCCTTGGCTGTGTCCGCACAAAGTCCCTGATATTCCAAGAGTGAAGAAGTATTACCATAACGGCGTAGCACACTGTTGATACGGGAAATCAGTTCTCGTGGACGGAATGGTTTGGCAATATAGTCATCTGCACCTAGGTCAAGTCCGGTAACTACACTGTATTCATCTCCGGAAGCAGTCAGGAAGATGACAGGGAGGTCAGTCATAGATTTCGCTGCACCACAGACAGCAAAGCCGTTGCCATCTGCCAGAGAAATATCCAGAAGCAGAAGGTCAAAGTTCTGCGCATTTGTCTCCAAAAGTTCCAGAGCCTTCGTTTGTCCGGTGACCGCAGTAACGCCGAAACCTTCCTGCTTTAAAAACGAGGTCAAATTAGTGATAATACTTTTATCATCTTCAACCAGTAAAACTTGAATCATAAAAAACCTCCCATAAAATTTGCTATCGCTATTTTAGCATTTACCTTAAAAATTTTCAATAAAACACGCATTTTTATAGTTGAGAATACAGTCGGAATATGATACCATTTAGTCTATGAAGAACTTTGAAAGTCAAAGATAAAGGAGCGTTTAACGAAATGAAAAAATATGGATTTGGAGTAGACATCGGAGGAACTACCTGTAAGATAGGTTTATTTGAGACAACAGGTCAGATTATTGATAAATGGGAGATTCCTACAGATAAAGCAGAGGAAGGAAAAAATATTCTTCCTAATATAGCAACATCTTTGAAAGAAAAAATGGCAGCAGAAGGCATTACAAAAGAAGAGGTAGAAGGAATCGGTGTTGGAATTCCGGGACCGGTGCGCTGTGATGGAAGTGTGTCCGTGTGTGTGAATTTAGGATGGAAAAATGTACATGTTCCGAAGGAATTAGAGGACATGATGGGTGGAATTAAAGTAATGGCTGGAAACGACGCGAATGTGGCAGCTCTTGGAGAGATGTGGCAGGGTGGCGGAAAAGGTCACGAGAATGTAGTAATGGTTACACTTGGAACCGGAGTTGGCGGTGGAATTATCGTTGGCGGTAAAATGGTTGCAGGAAGTAACGGAGCAGGTGGCGAGATTGGTCACATTACAGTAAATCCATATGAAACAGTTGCATGTAATTGTGGAAGAAAAGGATGTTTAGAGCAGTATGGTTCAGCAACCGGAATTACCCGTCTGGCAAAAGAACGTCTGGCTAACGAACATGAAAGTTCTGTATTAGATACAGCAGCAGAAATTAGTGCAAAAACAGTGTTTGATGCATATAAAGAAGGCGATAAGACAGCAGCAGAAATCGTAGAGAAGTTTGGACGTATTCTGGGAAGTGCATTAAGCAATATTGCCTGCGTGGTAGATCCTGAGGTATTTGTAATTGGCGGTGGTGTATCCAAGGCCGGTGAAGTATTGGTTGATGTAGTGAAGAAGTATTACAGAGAAGCAGCATTTGCTCCTTGTGAAGATACCAGATTCGCATTGGCATCTCTTGGAAACGATGCAGGTATGTATGGCTGTGTGAAGTTGATTTTAGGTGAATAGAAAATAGAAATACATAAAAAAGGAAGAGGCAGTGCTGTGTCTCTTCCTTTTTTGGTTGTGTGCCTAGCGGCGCACGTTTCTAACGGGTTAAAGTCCCGAATCCGCCCGGTAGTGGGAAGGATATAGCCGAAAGCAAGGGTGTCGAGGGTGACCTCGAATCTGAAGGAAGCTGGATGTGAGGAACAGACTAACTCACGGGCAAATCTCTGGTCTGTGCGGTACGCATTGAAAGAGGTAACCACTACCTAAGGTAGTGCTGAACGCACAGAAGTCAGCAGAGGTCATGGTAGCCGAGAAGTGAAGGACCGAATCAGTAGGAGTCTTGAGTATGACTGAGAAAGGAGGAATGACCATCTATGGCAGAAAACATTGAAAACAATGGCTGTTCGCAAAGAGATAGTGCGGAACACGAAGGGTATGCCATTGCGTACTATCTTAAAAGGCATCTGGCACCTCCTTTCAACTACCAACTATTCACATGAATTCTTCCCAAGTTTTTCCGTCTAACTCCTTAGCAATTTGACTTGTTTCCGGAAGTACTTTACAATTTAACATTTCTGATAGATTAAAAAATTTGCTTTTCTGAATTGGATTTTTGCTAGATTTTTTGAAGTCAGTCTTATAAAAACGTTCTACAATAAAATATCTGTGTTTTATTGTTTTTAGATTATACCCATGATTGGATTCAGCATGAATAATAGCATCTTTTATTTTCGCTATCTCTTCTTTTGTAGCAGGTTCTCCACTTTCATTGACATACGAAACTTCTCCGTCAACCATCTCCGCTACAACAGTTTTTTTCAGTTTACCGATTGCTCTAATACTTTTTTCTTTATATAACCCAATATATCCATGATCAGCATATCCTCTTGACGCTTGGTCATAATAAAAATTGTATTTAAGATTATCATCAAGCGTGGCACCTGCAACTATTGCTCTCATCCAATTTTCATCATCTGGAATCAATTTTTCCTCAAAACAATACTTTTTGTAATCATCCAACACTGCTACAATCGCTGAATCACGTTCATCAACAATATCTTCCATCGCAAGAACCAATTGTTCAAAAGTCAGATTAACATGCTTTATAGGTGTTTTAATTTCATCAATCTTATCTTTATTATACTTCTTCAAAGCGGTTCCAAAGCTATCAATCAATGATTGTTTCATTGGCTTAGGATCTAAAGTCAAAAGCACCTTGATTTCTTCTGTACCAAACTGTGTAAGATGCCTTTCGAGCTGATCTTGATAGAATTGATTGTACAATTTTGTCTCCACAACAATCTTAAAACTTTTTTGGCTGATAATAGCATCTGGAACACTTTCATCACCCACTACTTGAAGATCAAATGTAATTTCTGGTGACTCATCTTGTCCTAAAATCAGCGAATTAAGCATTGAAAAAAACTTATCTGCATTATAATTATACAAACGTGAAAGCATCAGCATTGTATTTGATGTATCGACATTCTCTTTTGAATGGTAT is a window from the Roseburia sp. 499 genome containing:
- a CDS encoding ABC transporter permease, giving the protein MNIFQKVTRKNLKENRTRTLVTIIGILLSAAMFTAVTVSISSLRQYLISHAIYTDGSWHGALYNLTEDETKEITEDNQVSDAVLMKRIGFAELENSQNSYKPYLCVYSVTENFTDLMPIHLTSGRLPKNNSEILLPEHLNTNGGIVYDLNVTISLALGKRMDSTGHELDNHMEYYTDEDGTGTEEITDTTPYTYTVVGFYERPTFEKYSAPGYTALTISDTTANGFYDIYFCTNEITDAFSYLDTTITHFDETSGTLNNSLLRLYTSSGERTYNAVVYSLGTILICIIAFGSISLIYNAFSISVSERTKQFGLLSSIGATKQQLTSSILYEAFCLSMIGIPLGILCGIIGIGITFHFTGDIIAKYLYADSGVTLSLHASVPALLIAVLVSLVTILISAWLPARRATKCSAIQAIRQNKDIAILPGKVKTSKLTQKLFGFEGVLATKNYKRNRKKYRATVISLFLSIVLFISASSFCAYLAKSTDSVFNDYGYDISYSLSKDECSKLNTLMEELSDVSGITSASYKCNIGFDGTVNSSSLTQDYKDYAQLNCITSDISYSERERTLFKIELHFIEDDAFRDYLNSHNLSEDDYFNSDQPTAIALNTIHSYNSQDSRYYTFPIFSTVENSDIIVYLQREKDGYEDYGYSMNENGEIVASYRYNTEDSEDGWLDLPPEECSLMLPLHVGTAVADLPEMTDFSYDYINLVYPYSMVDYVFSDLEDGVVYRGLPEERPLSAHLWTSLTFCCEDHMQAMANISKILSNHGLPTDALTDYAADQEQERAIITVVNIFSYGFITLISLIAAANVFNTISTNMNLRKREFAMLKSIGMTPDDFQKMLNFECLLYGFKGLLYGLPVSILVTWCIYHSVSNGLDMSFFIPWYSIVIAVGSVFVVVFATMLYSTRKIKKENIMDTLKNENI
- a CDS encoding sensor histidine kinase — encoded protein: MNFFRNPEIKQTLLIDIPALAIFSALGFFFEKNSFFLVLGCGAFFILFHLFVTNRRYRKLSQLSLELDDMLHHQTPIHFENYQEGELSILQSELSKMTLRLTEQADALNRDKKYLSDAMADISHQLRSPLTSIHLILSLLKEPNLSSERQRELLYELTQLLSHMDWLVESLLKMSKMDAGTAYLTHVSVPVTQLLKEASEPLLIPFELREQTFSVHYETGQEQFTGDLAWSVEAVLNILKNCMEHTPSGGTITASCKENTIFTEIIIEDNGPGFSQQDLPHLFERFYKGENSSDQSVGIGLALARMIISQQNGTLKAENRMDGGARFILKFYK
- a CDS encoding ABC transporter ATP-binding protein, whose translation is MEILRVEDLTKVYGTGENQVTALNHVSFSVEKGEFVAIIGPSGSGKSTLLHMLGGVDTPTSGKVFLEGTDVYAQNEKQLAIFRRRQVGLIYQFYNLIPVLNVTENMTLPVLMDGRKVNEERLKELLHILSLEGRENHLPNQLSGGQQQRVSIGRALMNAPSVVLADEPTGNLDSKNSQEIVELLKYSNEKYKQTLIMITHDENIALQANRIIAIEDGKITRDEVIRS
- a CDS encoding ROK family glucokinase; translation: MKKYGFGVDIGGTTCKIGLFETTGQIIDKWEIPTDKAEEGKNILPNIATSLKEKMAAEGITKEEVEGIGVGIPGPVRCDGSVSVCVNLGWKNVHVPKELEDMMGGIKVMAGNDANVAALGEMWQGGGKGHENVVMVTLGTGVGGGIIVGGKMVAGSNGAGGEIGHITVNPYETVACNCGRKGCLEQYGSATGITRLAKERLANEHESSVLDTAAEISAKTVFDAYKEGDKTAAEIVEKFGRILGSALSNIACVVDPEVFVIGGGVSKAGEVLVDVVKKYYREAAFAPCEDTRFALASLGNDAGMYGCVKLILGE
- a CDS encoding response regulator transcription factor, translating into MIQVLLVEDDKSIITNLTSFLKQEGFGVTAVTGQTKALELLETNAQNFDLLLLDISLADGNGFAVCGAAKSMTDLPVIFLTASGDEYSVVTGLDLGADDYIAKPFRPRELISRINSVLRRYGNTSSLLEYQGLCADTAKGTISKNGSEIILSALEYRLLLLFLNNQGIMLSRSRLLDELWDIAGEFVNDNTLTVYIKRLREKIEDDPQNPIYIKTIRGMGYKMGA